In Pseudomonadota bacterium, the following are encoded in one genomic region:
- a CDS encoding helix-turn-helix domain-containing protein — MAKLGESIQPGTGNVFADLGFSDAGERQLKVQLAIRLNDLIRERGLTQGKAAKLFSVPQPHVSDLKNYKLNRFSSERLMYFMTLLDRDVEIIIRPTATGQEAGVVSVRVAQ, encoded by the coding sequence ATGGCAAAACTGGGTGAATCGATCCAACCCGGCACCGGCAATGTGTTTGCCGACCTGGGGTTTTCCGACGCGGGCGAGCGCCAGCTTAAAGTGCAGCTTGCGATACGATTGAACGATCTCATTCGTGAGCGCGGCCTGACTCAAGGCAAGGCAGCCAAGCTGTTCAGCGTCCCGCAGCCGCACGTGTCCGATCTCAAGAACTACAAGCTCAACCGCTTCTCCTCGGAGCGGCTGATGTACTTCATGACGTTGCTTGACCGTGACGTAGAGATCATCATCCGCCCGACGGCTACGGGACAAGAGGCGGGCGTGGTATCGGTGCGGGTCGCCCAGTAG